Proteins encoded by one window of Electrophorus electricus isolate fEleEle1 chromosome 17, fEleEle1.pri, whole genome shotgun sequence:
- the aplnrb gene encoding apelin receptor B produces the protein MDNTSEYDYQDDYDLQSNNTCDFNEWEPSYSLIPILYMLIFILGLSGNGIVIFTVWKAQSKRRAADVYIGNLALADLTFVVTLPLWAVYTALGYHWPFGVALCKISSYVVLLNMYASVFCLTCLSLDRYLAIVHSLSSSQLRTRGHMQASLAAIWITSGALAAPTLLFRTTVDDKETNRTSCAMDFSLVVQRPGEESLWIAGLSMSSTALGFLLPLLAMMVCYGFIGCTVTRHFGHLRKEDQKKRRLLKIITTLVVVFAACWTPFHVVKSMDALSYLGLAPDSCALLSVLLLAHPYATCLAYVNSCLNPFLYAFFDLRFRSQCLCLLSLKKALHASPASSLSSQKTEVQSLATKV, from the coding sequence ATGGATAACACGAGCGAGTACGACTACCAGGACGACTACGATCTCCAGAGCAACAACACGTGCGACTTCAACGAATGGGAGCCCTCATACTCCCTCATCCCCATCCTCTACATGCTCATCTTCATCCTCGGCCTCTCAGGCAACGGCATCGTCATCTTCACCGTGTGGAAGGCCCAGTCCAAGCGGCGAGCAGCCGACGTGTACATCGGTAACCTGGCGCTGGCCGACCTGACCTTTGTGGTGACGCTGCCGCTGTGGGCAGTGTACACGGCGCTGGGCTACCACTGGCCGTTCGGAGTGGCCCTGTGCAAGATCAGCAGCTACGTGGTGCTGCTCAACATGTATGCCAGCGTGTTCTGCCTCACCTGCCTGAGCCTGGATCGCTACCTGGCCATCGTACACTCCCTGTCGAGCTCGCAGCTGCGCACACGGGGGCACATGCAGGCCTCTCTGGCCGCCATCTGGATCACGTCCGGCGCTCTGGCAGCGCCCACCCTGCTGTTCCGCACCACAGTGGACGACAAGGAGACCAACCGCACCTCCTGCGCCATGGACTTCAGCCTGGTGGTCCAGAGACCCGGCGAGGAGAGCCTGTGGATCGCCGGCCTGAGCATGTCGTCCACGGCGCTGGGGttcctcctccccctgctggccatGATGGTGTGCTACGGCTTCATCGGCTGCACCGTCACGCGCCACTTCGGCCACCTACGCAAGGAGGACCAGAAGAAGCGGCGCCTGCTGAAGATCATCACCACGCTGGTGGTGGTGTTCGCCGCCTGCTGGACGCCCTTCCACGTGGTGAAGAGCATGGACGCGCTGTCCTACCTGGGCCTGGCGCCGGACTCGTGCGCCCTGCTCAGCGTCTTGCTGCTGGCGCACCCCTACGCCACCTGCCTGGCCTACGTCAACAGCTGCCTGAACCCCTTCCTGTACGCCTTTTTCGACCTGCGCTTCCGCTCACAGTGCTTGTGTCTGCTCAGCCTGAAGAAGGCCCTGCACGCCAGCCCCGccagctctctgtcctctcagAAGACCGAGGTGCAGTCACTCGCCACCAAGGTGTGA